In Oryza sativa Japonica Group chromosome 3, ASM3414082v1, one DNA window encodes the following:
- the LOC4334064 gene encoding PRA1 family protein F3: MRNSTSSAAAQPAPASAAMYGSYASPSSGAGGYAKIPTYPPPPSAYPAAPPPPVMGQPVPPPPAQLHDPTAPPSPIAKAAELVTRFREQGQALIAARRPWGEVFRAPAFSRPPSVGEAVARARRNAAYFRANYALAVLAVVAASLLWHPGTLFALLALCAAWFFLYFARPASSAGQPLRLLGMEFEDGTVLAALTGVTVIALLFTNVGWNVIGSVMIGAALVAAHATLRSTDDLFLTEQEAAGDGLVAAGMSAAGPILPTYVRIA; encoded by the coding sequence atgcgcaactccacctcctccgccgccgcccagcccgcgccggcctccgccgccatgtACGGCTCCTACGCCTCACCCTCCTCGGGAGCAGGAGGGTACGCCAAGATCCCCACCTACCCGCCCCCTCCCTCCGCCTACCCCGCCGCCCCGCCTCCTCCGGTGATGGGCcagcccgtgccgccgccgcccgcgcagCTGCATGacccgacggcgccgccgtccccgatcGCCAAGGCGGCGGAGCTGGTGACGAGGTTCCGGGAGCAGGGGCAGGCGCTCatcgcggcgaggcggccgtgGGGGGAGGTGTTCCGGGCGCCGGCCTTCTCCAGGCCGCCCAGCGTCGGGGAGGCGGTGGCCAGGGCGCGGCGGAACGCGGCCTACTTCCGGGCCAACTACGcgctcgccgtgctcgccgtcgtcgcggccTCGCTGCTCTGGCACCCCGGGACGCTCTTCGCGCTCCTCGCCCTCTGCGCCGCCTGGTTCTTCCTCTACTTCGCGCGCCCCGCGTCGTCGGCGGGGCAGCCGCTCCGCCTCCTCGGGATGGAGTTCGAGGACGGCACCGTCCTCGCCGCGCTCACCGGGGTCACCGTCATCGCGCTGCTCTTCACCAACGTCGGCTGGAACGTCATCGGCTCGGTCATGAtcggcgccgccctcgtcgccgcgcACGCCACGCTCCGCTCCACCGACGACCTCTTCTTGACCGAGCaggaggccgccggcgacggcctgGTGGCCGCCGGCATGAGCGCCGCCGGACCAATCTTGCCCACCTACGTTCGCATCGCTTGA
- the LOC4334066 gene encoding two-component response regulator ORR41 — MARKMIRVLLVEDEEINRVVARAALKAAGGGDVVDEAENGEVAVQRVRDAAAPYDLVLMDKQMPVMDGHEATRRIRGMGVTTPIVAVSSDGLPADVDAFITAGADDFTSKPLSKEKLGVILAKFRLA; from the exons ATGGCTCGCAAGATGATCAGGGTGCTCCTCGTCGAGGACGAGGAGATCAATAGG GTCGTGGCGAGAGCGGCGCTgaaggcggcaggcggcggcgacgtcgtggACGAGGCGGAGAACGGGGAGGTGGCGGTGCAGCGGGTgcgggacgcggcggcgccgtacGACCTCGTGCTCATGGACAAGCAGATGCCGGTCATGGACGGCCACGAG GCGACGAGGCGGATCCGGGGCATGGGGGTGACCACGCCGATCGTCGCCGTGTCGAGCGACGGCCTccccgccgacgtcgacgcgttcatcaccgccggcgccgacgacttcACGTCCAAG CCTCTGTCCAAGGAGAAGCTGGGAGTCATCCTTGCCAAATTTAGACTTGCTTAA
- the LOC9268320 gene encoding E3 ubiquitin protein ligase DRIP2 has protein sequence MGAARGGVRRVRREALVACMTCPLCKGLLREATAITECLHTFCKECIMEKIDDEEVDHCPVCNIDLGCDPEEKLRPDHNVQDIRNKVFPLKVKKVGAPKAPTVTLPVKRKQRSLSSLVVDTPRVAVQTGLTGRRTKTARRTAVSHVNSPGNNGTIKLANKSEGRDHKTQKISAAQSAKMTKTGNKKKNNTDVDVTIQSSSEDRKDDHTIDKEDLKKPLNSLVDTANRTKFFRSGPKGQAAKEDKIKNSIKLLAEDDTEDKLVVTGRKVMPCSNKLKVKEENNRSPSQSASSKDKTTSDYELRKGQHADSQQGQIGSTRTGALHDGITRPVWFLLVPSPDQKQDPRLPQLPTYYVRIKDGSLQTSLIQRYIMNKLDLASEDEVEITCHGEAISPSTTLQGLLELWLKSSPVEQVQASLGAQAKEFVMELGYRRPQRPPSS, from the exons ATGGGGGCCGCGCGTGGCGGGGTGCGGCGCGTCCGGCGGGAGGCGCTCGTGGCGTGCATGACGTGCCCGCTCTGCAAGGGGCTCCTCCGGGAGGCCACCGCCATCACCGAGTGCCTCCACACCt TTTGCAAGGAGTGCATTATGGAGAAAATAGATGACGAAGAAGTCGATCACTGCCCAGTATGCAACATTGATCTTGGCTGTGATCCTGAAGAGAAACTCAG GCCCGACCATAATGTTCAAGATATCAGGAATAAGGTTTTTCCACTTAAAGTGAAAAAGGTTGGTGCTCCTAAGGCTCCAACTGTGACATTGCCAGTAAAGAGAAAACAGAGGTCACTTTCTTCCTTGGTTGTTGACACTCCGAGGGTGGCAGTACAGACTGGTTTGACAGGACGGAGAACCAAAACTGCGAGAAGGACAGCAGTCTCCCATGTAAACTCTCCTGGTAATAATGGAACCATCAAGCTAGCAAATAAATCTGAAGGTCGAGATCATAAAACTCAGAAAATCTCAGCAGCACAATCTGCCAAGATGACAAAAACTGGCAATAAAAAGAAG AATAATACTGATGTAGATGTCACAATCCAGTCATCTTCTGAAGATAGGAAGGATGATCATACAATTGACAAGGAAGATCTCAAGAAGCCTTTAAATAGCTTGGTTGACACTGCAAACAGGACGAAATTTTTTAGATCAGGTCCTAAAGGCCAGGCTGCCAAggaagacaaaataaaaaaCTCAATTAAGTTACTGGCAGAAGATGACACAGAAGACAAACTGGTAGTTACTGGCAGAAAGGTTATGCCATGCTCAAATAAGTTAAAAGTTAAAGAGGAAAATAATCGCAGTCCTTCACAATCTGCATCATCGAAAGATAAAACCACCTCAGACTATGAGCTGAGGAAAGGACAACATGCTGATTCACAGCAGGGACAGATTGGTTCTACAAGAACTGGTGCTTTGCATGATGGAATAACTAGACCAGTATGGTTTTTGCTTGTCCCTTCACCTGACCA GAAACAAGATCCCAGGCTGCCTCAGCTACCAACATATTACGTGAGAATTAA AGATGGAAGTCTGCAGACTTCCTTGATCCAGAGGTACATCATGAATAAGCTTGACCTAGCAAGTGAAGATGAG GTGGAGATCACATGCCATGGCGAGGCAATCTCCCCCTCGACCACATTGCAAGGCCTGCTCGAGCTGTGGCTGAAGAGCTCGCCGGTGGAGCAGGTCCAGGCGTCGCTGGGCGCTCAAGCCAAGGAGTTCGTCATGGAGCTCGGCTACCGCCGGCCACAGCGGCCTCCTTCCTCTTAG